TGGCGACCGCGCCGACCTGCGCCTTGTTCAGCCCGAGCACCTCGGCACAGAACTCGACGCCGGCCGGGGAGACGTAACCCTCCTCGGACTGGACCAGGTGCAGCAGCGGCAGCAGTGCCGAGCGGGACCGGTCCGCCGGGTACCGGGCGATGATCTCGCGCGCCCGGGCGCGGGTCGTTTCGGTAAAGCTCATCGGTCACAACCACCCATCACGGGGTCCAGCGAGGCGCCACCGGCGATCACGTCGGCGATCAGGCCGCCTTCGGCCATCGCCGGCAGGGCCTGGAGGTTGACGAAGCTCGGCTCCCGGTAGTGCACCCGGTAGGGCCGGGTGCCGCCGTCGGACACCGCGTGCACGCCCAGCTCGCCGCGGGGCGACTCGATGCCGACGTACACCTGGCCCGGCGGGACCCGGAAACCCTCGGTGACGAGCTTGAAGTGGTGGATCAGCGACTCCATCGACTGACCCATGATCTTGGCGACGTGCTCCAGCGAGTTGCCCATGCCGTCGACGCCGATGGCGAGCTGCGCCGGCCAGGCGATCTTCTTGTCGGAGACCATCACCGGGCCCGGCTTCAACCGGTCCAGCGCCTGCTCGACAAGCTTCAACGACTCGCGCATCTCGGCCAGCCGGACCAGGTAGCGGCCCCACACGTCACCGTCGGTGTGGGTCGGCACGTCGAACTCGTACGTCTCGTACCCGCAGTAGGGCATGGTCTTGCGCAGGTCCCAGGCGAGCCCGGCCGAGCGGAGCACCGGGCCGGTGATGCCGAGCGCCACGCAGGCGGTGGTGTCGAGCACCGCCACGTTCTGGGTGCGCTCGATCCAGATCGGCTGGCCGGAGAGCAGGTTCTCGTACTCCTTGAGCTTCTTCGGCATCAGCGCCAGGAAGTCGCGGATCTTGCGGATCGCGTCGTCCGGCACGTCCTGCGCCACGCCGCCCGGCCGCACGTACGCGTGGTTCATCCGCAGGCCGGTGATGGTCTCGAAGATGTCGAGGATGTACTCCCGCTCGCGGAAGCCGTACAACATCATGTTGATCGCGCCCAGCTCCATGCCGGTGGTGGCCAGCCAGACCAGGTGCGAGGAGATCCGGTTGAGCTCCATCATCAGCACGCGGATGGTGGTGGCCCGCTCGGTGATGTCGTCGGTGACGCCGAGCAGCTTCTCCACCGCGAGCGCGTACGCCGTCTCGTTGAAGATCGGCGAGAGGTAGTCCATCCGGGTCACGAACGTCGAGCCCTGGACCCAGTTGCGGTATTCCAGGTTCTTCTCGATGCCGGTGTGCAGGTAGCCGACGACCGAACGGGCCTCGCGGACCGTCTCGCCCTCCAGCTCCAGGATCAGCCGGAGCACGCCGTGCGTGGACGGGTGCTGCGGACCCATGTTGACGACGATCCGCTCGTCGTTGATCGGGTCGGTGCCGGAGACGACCTGGTCCCAGTCGCCACCGGTGACGGTGAAGACCTTGCCTTCGGTGGTCTCGCGCTCGGTCGCGTAGTTCGACGTGGTCACAGTGCCAACCCTCCGTTCGCGACTGCGGGGCTCCGCTTCGCTGCACTCCTCGCGCTCACTGGTACGACCGCCTCTTGTCCGGCGGCGGGATCTCGGCGCCCTTGTACTCCACCGGGATGCCGCCCAGCGGGTAGTCCTTGCGCTGCGGATGCCCCTCCCAGTCGTCCGGCATGAGGATCCGGGTCAGGTTGGGGTGGCCGTCGAAGACGATGCCGAACATGTCGTACGTCTCCCGCTCCTGCCAGTCGGCGGTCGGGTAGACGGCGGTGACGCTCGGCAGGTGCGGGTCCTCGGCGGAGACCGCGGCCTCCAACCGGACCAGCCGCCGGTAGGTCATCGAGGTGAGCTGGTAGACCACGTGCAGCCGACGACCGTCGGCGCCCAGGTAGTCCACCCCGGACACGGACGAGCACAGCTCGAAGCGCAGCGACAGGTCGTCGCGCATCACCTGGCAGACCTCGGCGATCCGCTCCGGCCGCACGTGCAGGGTCAACTCGCCCCGGTCGACCACGACCTTCTCGATCGCGTCACCGAACTGCGGGTACGCCTCCTCCAGCGCGTCCCGCACCTCGTCGAAGTAGCTCCCGTACGGGCGGGCGGCCTCCTCGATCGGCCGGCGCGGGCGGACCAGGCCGCCGTAACCGGAGACGTCGCCGGTGCCCTGGTTGCCGAACATC
The genomic region above belongs to Micromonospora sp. WMMD1128 and contains:
- a CDS encoding NADH-quinone oxidoreductase subunit D, with the translated sequence MTTSNYATERETTEGKVFTVTGGDWDQVVSGTDPINDERIVVNMGPQHPSTHGVLRLILELEGETVREARSVVGYLHTGIEKNLEYRNWVQGSTFVTRMDYLSPIFNETAYALAVEKLLGVTDDITERATTIRVLMMELNRISSHLVWLATTGMELGAINMMLYGFREREYILDIFETITGLRMNHAYVRPGGVAQDVPDDAIRKIRDFLALMPKKLKEYENLLSGQPIWIERTQNVAVLDTTACVALGITGPVLRSAGLAWDLRKTMPYCGYETYEFDVPTHTDGDVWGRYLVRLAEMRESLKLVEQALDRLKPGPVMVSDKKIAWPAQLAIGVDGMGNSLEHVAKIMGQSMESLIHHFKLVTEGFRVPPGQVYVGIESPRGELGVHAVSDGGTRPYRVHYREPSFVNLQALPAMAEGGLIADVIAGGASLDPVMGGCDR
- a CDS encoding NADH-quinone oxidoreductase subunit C, translated to MTDDRTNDGGVPVPTTPVGASGTAPAEYPPASPAGRGMFGNQGTGDVSGYGGLVRPRRPIEEAARPYGSYFDEVRDALEEAYPQFGDAIEKVVVDRGELTLHVRPERIAEVCQVMRDDLSLRFELCSSVSGVDYLGADGRRLHVVYQLTSMTYRRLVRLEAAVSAEDPHLPSVTAVYPTADWQERETYDMFGIVFDGHPNLTRILMPDDWEGHPQRKDYPLGGIPVEYKGAEIPPPDKRRSYQ